The Gammaproteobacteria bacterium genomic sequence TATTTTTTCTACCATTACGCTATTATCTCAACTGATATCAAAAAACCCTGTTAATGACTCTTTCGTACAAAGGTCTCCTCTTACTTTAAAAAGTACTTTTAAGCTCCCATGAAATCTGAAGGTTTTACTACAAAAATTTTACACAATGATCGGCAAAGCAAGATTGAGCACGGTTCATTACATAAACCGATTCATACCTCTGTCGCATTTGAATATGATGATGTGCATGCGCTGGCAGATGTTTTTCAGGGAAAGGCTTGCGGCTATTCATACGGCCGCCAAAATAACCCAACAACATCTGCACTGGAAGATAAAGTGACTCTGATGGAAGGGGGAGTCGACTCTGTTTGCTTTGCAACAGGAATGTCGGCCATTATTTCGACTATGATCTCTTTGCTGCGTGCGGGTGATCATCTGATCTCAAGTGCTTTTTTATTTGGTAATACGAATAGTCTGTTTAATACCTTAAAAACGCTGGGGATTGAAGTCACTTTTGTTGATGCGACTGATGTAAATAATGTCGTGGCGGCGGTTCAAGCCAATACCAAGGCAGTATTTGTTGAAACCATTGCCAACCCTTGCACTCAAGTGAGTGATCTTGAAGGAATTGGTGAGTTCTGTGAAAGTAATAATCTGCTTTATATCGTAGATAACACCATCACATCACCTTATCTTTTTTTGCCTAAATCAGTGAAAGCAGGTTTGATCATTAATTCGTTAACCAAATACATTGGCGGACATGGTAATGCGTTGGGTGGAGCTGTCACCGAAACAGGCTGTTACGATTGGTCCCAATTTAAAAATATTTATGATAACTACAAAAAAGGACCCATTTCTAACTGGGGGCTTTTGCAAATAAAGAAAAAAGGGCTTAGAGATATGGGAGGAACGATATCACCTGAATCGGCTCATCACTTGGCGATTGGTGCGGAAACATTGGCACTCAGAATGGAGCGCTCTTGTGAAAATGCTGCGACATTGGCCCGATTTTTTGAATCACACCAAACAGTTAAAAAAGTATTTCACCCGAGCATTAAAAGTCACCCTGAACATGAACGTGCTCAGAAATTATTCAAACATTCTGGCTCATTAATGAGTATCGAACTGACGAATCAAGTGGACTGTTTTGACTTTCTAAACTCTTTGGAAGCCGTGGTTGCTTCGAGTAATTTAGGCGACAACCGAACTTTAGGTATTCCAGTCGCTCATACTATTTTTTATGAAATGGGGGCAGAGCGCCGTGCTTCAATGGGAATTTCTGACAGCATGATTCGGTTGTCGATTGGGATTGAAGACCAAAATGATTTATTGAACGATTTTGATCGTGCATTAACCAAATGACATATTACTCGTTATGATCACTAATCCATTCACAGGCGCTCACTATCTTTTAAAAGGGTTTCGCCTGATTACAAAACCATCCATTCGTAAATATGTGATGATTCCATTAAGTATCAATGTCCTGTTTTTTACAGCGCTTATCTGGTGGGGAATGTCATCACTGTTTCTGTTTTTTGACCAACAAATATTAGCGCTTCCCACTTGGCTTTCCTGGCTTGAGTGGTTACTTTGGCCCGTTTTGACGCTGGCGACATTGCTTCTGGTATTTTACAGTTTCAGCGTGATTGGGAATATTATCGCATCCCCATTTAACAGCCTGCTGGCAGAAGCCGTTGAACACCATTTAACAGGAGAAAAACTGCCCGAGATGAGCTGGCAAGAAATAGTAAAAACTATTTTACCTTCCGTCATTAATGAGTTTAGAAAACTATTTTATTTTATCTGTTGGGCGATTCCATTTTTATTGCTATTTTTTATTCCAGTAGTAAACATCGTTGCTCCTTTTTTGTGGCTGGCATTTGGGGCCTGGATGTTGATGTTGCAGTACGGTGATTACCCGATGGCCAATCATAATATCTCTGTGCCAGAACAACGCAAAAAACTAGCAGACAATCGCATGACTTCATTAAGTTTTGGTGGTGCCACAATGCTGATGACTTTGATTCCACTCTTAAATTTTTTAGTCATACCCAGTGCGGTTGCAGGTGCGACAGTGCTGTGGGTTGAACGACTAAAAAACAAACAGTAGCAATAAGTTATGAATGAATTAGAGAATTTACGTGACATTCATAGCCCACCCCCTGTCTCTTTTTGGCCGCCAGCGCCTGGCTGGTGGATATTGGCACTGCTGATTATTCTGGGCATCGTCGGCGGATGGCTTTTTTATCTATGGCAAAAAAAACGTGCTTTACAAAAAACAGCGCTTATTGAGTTGAATCAATTACAGCAATCTTTGTCGGATGGCCAAGATCTTTCCATTTTTTCGGCACAAATTTCCACACTGTTGCGTCGCATTGCACTGGCTCAATTTAATCGAGATGAAGTGGCTGGACTAACGGGAAATGCATGGCTCACGTTTCTTGATCGTACAGGTAAAACCGATAACTTTACTCAAGGAGTTGGAAAAATAATTATCACCGCACCTTATCAGGTTACGACCGATATTGATGGTCAAGAATTAATTACTATTGTAAAAAACTGGATTCATCTTAATACATGATCACATTTGCCTGGGCAGAGCTATTGTGGCTATTGCCCCTGCCCTTTTTACTGCGCTACATCCTGCCCACAGCGTCCCGCTCGGAAGAGGTCACCATCAGAGTGCCTTTTTTTCAAGATATTGCGGCATTAAATACCAAAGGCCAGCAAGCGCCATCAACAAAAACCTCTTGGTTTAAACGCTTATTAGCATACATGGTGTGGGTCTTATTGGTGATTGCTGTCGCTCGACCAGAGTGGTTAGGTGAACCCGTAACTTTGCCCGCCAGTGGTCGAGACCTGATGATTGCTGTCGATATTTCCGGCAGTATGGAAATACCGGATATGGAGCTGGGTGGGCAACAAGTGGATCGTTTAACAATGGTAAAGGCCGTTGCAGGTGACTTTATTGAACGCCGCACAGGTGATCGTATCGGCTTAATTCTCTTTGGCCGACAAGCCTATTTACAAACACCGCTCACATTTGACCGAAAAACAGTACGCACCATGCTGGAAGAAGCAGAGATTGGACTCGCGGGTCAAGAGACTGCGATTGGTGATGGAATTGGTCTGGCGGCAAAACGCCTGCGTGATCGCACCCAAGAGACGCATGTCCTTATCTTATTGACTGATGGTGCCAATACAGCCGGTGAGGTTGATCCATTGAAAGCGGCGTGGCTCGCCTCACAAATCAACGTTCGAATTTATACGATTGGTATTGGTGCGGATGAAATGCAGGTACGTACCTTGTTTGGCTCACAAACGGTCAACCCTTCCCGCGACCTTGATGAAGATACGCTGAAAAGTATTGCAAAAAGAACTGGTGGCACCTATTTTCGAGCGAAAGATACTGAATCTCTGGAAGAAGTTTATCGTCAACTGGATGCACTGGAGCCTTCCTCGGTCGAGACTCAAACATTTCGACCGACAAAATCACTATTCCACTGGCCTCTAGGAGGCGCACTACTGTTATCACTGCTGATTGCACTGACATACTGCCGCTTTAAAAGGAATTTGCAGTCATGATAATTCCTGAAAACTTTCATTTCCTTCGACCAGAGTGGTTTTATGCGCTACTTCCATTGGCACTGATTTTTTGGAGGTTGCGCCACCGGCATGCTCAAAAAGGCAGCTGGAGTCAAGTATGTGACGCACACCTACTCCCCCACTTGCTTGTACAACCTGAAACCAATAAACGTCGCCAATGGATTCCTCTTTTACTGCTTGCATTCGGTTGGCTCATTGCTGTCGTAGCACTTGCTGGCCCTGCGTGGGACAAACAACCGCAACCTGTTTTTCAAACCAGTGACGCATCCATTATTGTGCTTGACCTTTCACGCTCAATGGATGCGGAAGATATTCAACCTTCACGTTTAACTCGAGCCAAGCACAAAGTGCTTGATCTCTTAAAACAGAGTAAAGAAGGAAGAACCGGCTTGATTGTTTTTTCCAACCGAGCCTATGTGGTTTCACCACTGACACAAGATGCCGCAACAATCGCGGCGATGATCCCTGCGCTGGATAGTGAAATCATGCCTCGTCAAGGCAGTCGTCCAGAGCTTGCGCTTGAAAAAGCTGATCAATTATTGACTCAGGGCGGCGCGGTTGATGGCAATATTATTTTGATTACAGATGGCATCAATGAGGCGGCCATTAGTACTGCCGAATCCCTGCAAAGCAAAGGGCGACGTATTTCAGTATTGGCCGTAGGCACACCACAAGGCTCACCCATTCCGGTGACACAAGGCGGTGGATTTCTCAAAGACCGTCAAGGCGCAATTGTGGTTCCACGTCTGGATCGAAGTGCATTGCAAAACCTGGCCAATCAAGGGGGGGGGATTTACACTGAGCTGCGTGCAGATGATCGTGATATCAAAGCGCTGCTCGCAGGCAGCCAACAAAAGCATCTTAATGAAAGTGAAGATATGCAACAAACAACGGATACCTGGCGAGAAGAAGGCCCGTGGCTTCTATTATTTCTTCTGCCTTTGGCAGCACTTGCTTTTCGTCGTGGTTGG encodes the following:
- the cysZ gene encoding sulfate transporter CysZ — its product is MITNPFTGAHYLLKGFRLITKPSIRKYVMIPLSINVLFFTALIWWGMSSLFLFFDQQILALPTWLSWLEWLLWPVLTLATLLLVFYSFSVIGNIIASPFNSLLAEAVEHHLTGEKLPEMSWQEIVKTILPSVINEFRKLFYFICWAIPFLLLFFIPVVNIVAPFLWLAFGAWMLMLQYGDYPMANHNISVPEQRKKLADNRMTSLSFGGATMLMTLIPLLNFLVIPSAVAGATVLWVERLKNKQ
- a CDS encoding DUF4381 domain-containing protein, producing the protein MNELENLRDIHSPPPVSFWPPAPGWWILALLIILGIVGGWLFYLWQKKRALQKTALIELNQLQQSLSDGQDLSIFSAQISTLLRRIALAQFNRDEVAGLTGNAWLTFLDRTGKTDNFTQGVGKIIITAPYQVTTDIDGQELITIVKNWIHLNT
- a CDS encoding VWA domain-containing protein produces the protein MITFAWAELLWLLPLPFLLRYILPTASRSEEVTIRVPFFQDIAALNTKGQQAPSTKTSWFKRLLAYMVWVLLVIAVARPEWLGEPVTLPASGRDLMIAVDISGSMEIPDMELGGQQVDRLTMVKAVAGDFIERRTGDRIGLILFGRQAYLQTPLTFDRKTVRTMLEEAEIGLAGQETAIGDGIGLAAKRLRDRTQETHVLILLTDGANTAGEVDPLKAAWLASQINVRIYTIGIGADEMQVRTLFGSQTVNPSRDLDEDTLKSIAKRTGGTYFRAKDTESLEEVYRQLDALEPSSVETQTFRPTKSLFHWPLGGALLLSLLIALTYCRFKRNLQS
- a CDS encoding VWA domain-containing protein, giving the protein MIIPENFHFLRPEWFYALLPLALIFWRLRHRHAQKGSWSQVCDAHLLPHLLVQPETNKRRQWIPLLLLAFGWLIAVVALAGPAWDKQPQPVFQTSDASIIVLDLSRSMDAEDIQPSRLTRAKHKVLDLLKQSKEGRTGLIVFSNRAYVVSPLTQDAATIAAMIPALDSEIMPRQGSRPELALEKADQLLTQGGAVDGNIILITDGINEAAISTAESLQSKGRRISVLAVGTPQGSPIPVTQGGGFLKDRQGAIVVPRLDRSALQNLANQGGGIYTELRADDRDIKALLAGSQQKHLNESEDMQQTTDTWREEGPWLLLFLLPLAALAFRRGWLGCVVLVVAANSLPQPVMAMEWSDLWSRADQQGARLLEQGQALDAAQKFKDPAWQGQAYYQAGEYEKSAELFSQGKSADEHYNHGNALTKLYRYPEAIAAYEQALTINKHHSDAAFNLDLVKKLLEQQEDSPDNSSQSEEDKEEGQDGKQSGQGSDTPQPSPSDETGQEGQSGENSDSGDEQSEESQGSQAGDQESQDDHNSSEQQNSEEKLSDQSDQLTEGTPIEPQKEGETQQQSMPELSEEDQQSIEAERALEHWLRQVPDDPSGLLRRKFSREYQRQQNQEEIEQAW
- a CDS encoding cystathionine gamma-synthase family protein codes for the protein MKSEGFTTKILHNDRQSKIEHGSLHKPIHTSVAFEYDDVHALADVFQGKACGYSYGRQNNPTTSALEDKVTLMEGGVDSVCFATGMSAIISTMISLLRAGDHLISSAFLFGNTNSLFNTLKTLGIEVTFVDATDVNNVVAAVQANTKAVFVETIANPCTQVSDLEGIGEFCESNNLLYIVDNTITSPYLFLPKSVKAGLIINSLTKYIGGHGNALGGAVTETGCYDWSQFKNIYDNYKKGPISNWGLLQIKKKGLRDMGGTISPESAHHLAIGAETLALRMERSCENAATLARFFESHQTVKKVFHPSIKSHPEHERAQKLFKHSGSLMSIELTNQVDCFDFLNSLEAVVASSNLGDNRTLGIPVAHTIFYEMGAERRASMGISDSMIRLSIGIEDQNDLLNDFDRALTK